In Flammeovirgaceae bacterium, the sequence AGTTCTTCCAGCTTCGATCTGTTAATGTTTTTTGGTGCGGTTACCTTCTGTTTGTACAACAGCCGTTCGCCTTCTTTCAGATGCCGGGTACCCAAACAGCTTTGCAGCAGGATGGTGAAGAGAATAAAAAAATATTTACTTTTCTTGCGGTTCAAAATCATTAAACAATGCTTTCCAGGGCCCGGATTAAGTTCATCAAATCCTTGCAATTAAAGAAATACCGAAAACAGGAACAATGTTTTGTGGTAGAGGGGGCCAAGGGTGTGCAGGAAGTTTTGCTATCGGATTTTAAGGTAGAACTACTGTTGGCTACCCTGCAGTTTCTGGATGAAAACCGGAAGCTTACCGCGGGTTTTACGGGCGAACTGCTGGAGGTTTCGGTTGATGATTTACAAGGCTTGGGCGAGTATAAAACCAACCACTTGGCCCTGGCGGTGGTACGCATGCGCGAAATGAAGGCGCCAATCCTTAAACAAGGCCGGTTTTACCTTGTACTCGATGATATTCGCGACCCGGGTAATCTTGGCACTATCCTCCGCATAGCCGATTGGTACGGAATTACCGACATCATAGCTTCATCTGAAACGGCCGAGGTGTACAACAGTAAAGTTATTGCGGCCAGCATGGGTTCGTTTACACGGGTAACGGTGTTCTATACCAACCTGGTTGAGTACTTAAGGAAAGTGAATATGCCGGTGCTGGGTACTTTTTTAACTGGCGAAAATATACATCACATCAGTAAGCTAAATGGCGGTTTTATTGTTATCGGCAACGAAGCCAATGGTATTTCAAAAGAAGTAGAGACGCTGGTAACCAGACGGATTACCATACCCCGCTGCGGCAAGGCTGAATCGCTCAATGCGGCAGTGGCAACGGCTGTAGTGTGCGATAACCTTGTGCGCCTGTCAGGGTATTAAAAGAATCCTTCGCTTTTACTTGCAGCTTCTTCCGATATTTTTTCGGCTTCTTCTTTGCCAAGGTACCGGTCAATAAAAAAATGCCCCAGGTAAACCAAAGGCGTCATTGCGATGGCAGCAACAAATTTGAAGATGTAGTTGATTATGCCTACCGATAGCACCTGCAGAACCGACCACTTGCCAAAAATGTAAAATGCAATAAATAACACCACAAAGCTATCAATCAGTTGCGAGAAGAGAGTGGACCCGGTTGCCCGCAGCCAGATCATTTTGGAGCCGGTTAACCTGCGCAGGCGATGAAACACATACACATCCAAAAACTGCCCGATCAAAAAAGCAGTAAGCGACCCGATAATGATGCCAAGCCCCTGCCTGAAAATGGTGCCGAAGGCCAGGTTAATATCCAGTCCCTCTTCGGCATAGAGGTCGACCCAAAAAGTTGCAGGAGGCAACAGAGTGGCTGCGCCTATAATAAAAAAAGCAAAAGCAATAAAACCGGCTGTTAAAAAACTAATTCTGCGTACGCCTTCTTTTCCAAAATATTCGTTGATGATGTCGGTAGTGACAAACACAAACGGCCAGATAACCACCCCGGCTGTCAGGTTGAAATCCAGCGTATAACCGAACAGGTTCAGGTTGGCCGGTTCCATGCCCAATGTTCGTTCCAGTGAAAAGATTTTTGTTCCCACCATTTCGGCAACCAGGGCGCAGGTCAGGAAGTATCCGGACAGCATGATGAATAGTCTGTTTTTCTTTTCGTTTATAGAAGTATTCATTCAGGTATGGTAAAAATTTCGCCTTCGGTAGCGAGGTAAGTTTCAGGAAAAACGGCACGAGCCTCTGCCAGCAGGTGGTCCGGTTCACGGTACCGGGCTGAGAAGTGTCCTATCAGCAGCTTACCGGCATTTGCCTTCAATGCAATTTGCGCGGCCTCCAGCGAAGTGCTGTGCAGGGTTTCGGCTGCTTTGGATTTATCATCTTCAATAAATGTAGCTTCGTGATAGAGAACGTTTACTTTGCTGATTTGTTCAATAATGGATTCAGTATAGGCCGTGTCGGAACAATACGCATAGCTTCGCGATTGATGCGGTGGGAGTGTCAGGTCGGAATTTTTGTACAACACGTTTCCGGCTTCGTCTTTGAGATCAAAGCCTGCCTTCAGTTCATTCATCCGGTAATGGGGTAAGCCTTCGGGCAACCGGTCCTTATCAATTCTTCTTGGTTTTTCTTTTTCCCGGAATAGAAATCCTGTACAGGGTAATTTATGGTACAGCGGGATGGTTTCAACCGTGAGCCATTTGTTTTCAAAAATTGTTTCCCGGCTGTCGGGGGAGAGTGTATGCAACCGGATGTTGAAATTGGGCACCGACCTGGAGTAGCGCAACTGTACTGTCATAATTTCGTGCAGGCCGTGTTGACTGTAAATGTGGAGGTCTTTTTCGCGATGGTGCAGGTGCATGGTGAAGAGTAAACCCATCAGGCCGAGGTAATGATCGCCATGCAGGTGCGAGATGAAAATATGATCAATGCGGTGGATATTACCATTAAAGCGAGCCAGTTGCATTTGTGCGCCTTCTCCACAATCCACCAGGAAATGTTCGTTTTGGATTTCTACCAATTGTGCTGAGGGGTAACGCCCGTAAGCAGGCACGGCCCCGCTGGAACCGAGTATGGTGATTTTGAAGCTCACAGCCAAAAATAAAAAACCAAAACCGGTTTGGTTTTGGTTTGAACTACTTTATTTGGCGATGTTTTAGTTCCCGTCAGTTTTCTTAAGGTCGCGCTCAATTTCATGCATGAAAACGGCATCAATGGCTTCTTCCACGGTAGGCAGAATGTTCAGTACGCTGTCGAGTTGTGAAATCTTAATCAGTTTCATGGTGTGGTCGCTCAGGTGGGCGAGTATAAAAATTCCTCCGTCTTCCTGGACGATTCTATTACCAACCAGCAGTGCGCTAAGACCAGAAGAATCAGTGTATTTTACTTCAGCCAGATCTAAGATAATATTCCTTACACCTTCGGCATGCAGGGTGATCAATTCCGACTTCAGGCCGGGCGCCACGCTGCTGTCCATCTTCTCCTCGTGCAGGCGCAGCAAACTGTACTTTTCCTGTTTATCAATCGTGTATTTCATCTTCTTTATCGTATTAAACCTGTGCCTGCAAGTTAACGGAATTTAGCGAATTAAGGATATGCTGCTCAATCCGATCCGTGATGTTGTTGTAATTGATGGGTTCAAGATCTTCACCGGTTACCTGCCGGTACAATTCGCGGTATCGGTCGGAAATTGACTGCACAATCACAGGGGTCATTTCCGGAACGGTTTGCCCTTCTTTGCCCTGGAATCCGTTTTCGATAAGCCACTGCCGCACAAATTCTTTCGAAAGTTGTTTCTGTGGTTCGCCCTTTTGCTGGCGCCCCTCATACCCATCGGCATAAAAGTAGCGCGATGAATCGGGCGTATGCACTTCGTCAATCAGGTATATGGTGCCGTTATGTTTACCAAATTCGTATTTGGTGTCCACCAGTATAAGTCCGCGGGCGGCTGCCAGTTCGGTGCCTTTGCCGAACAGGGTAAGCGTGTATTCTTCAAGCTGCTGGTAATCGGATTCGGTTACCAGTTTTCTCTTAATAATTTCTTCCCTCGAAATATCTTCGTCATGCCCTACATGGGCTTTGGTGGTAGGCGTAATGATTGGGTTAGGAAGTTTGTCATTTTCCTTCAGGCCTTCCGGTAGCGGCACCCCACACAACGTGCGTTTACCGGCTTTGTATTCGCGCCAGGCGTGGCCGGCCAGATAACCGCGCACAACCATTTCTACCGGAAAGGTTTCGCATTTAAAACCAATGGTTACGTTGGGATCGGGCGTGCTGATTACCCAGTTCGGCACAAGTTTTTTGGTAGCCAGCAGATTTTTTGCGGCAATCTGATTTAAGATTCTGCCCTTATCGGGAATGGCTTTGGGCAGGATAACATCGAAAGCTGAGATGCGATCGGTGGCCACCATTACCATAATGTTGCCGAAGTAATACACATCGCGCACCTTGCCGCGGTAAAAGCCGGTTTGACCGGGAAAACTGAAGTGGGTTTCTTTAATGGCCTGCATGGGCCTGCAAAATAGCGCAGAAAGGGTAAAGCCTGAAATGAACGCAGGATAAAGTTTTACACTTCTGTCTGATATGAGGTCCTTCGCGTTGCTCAGGACATCAATATGTTATATTGAGCCAGGGCGAAGCATCTCCTGAGGCTAATCTAAGAAATAGCAAAGTTAATTTTCTTCAATCAGAATACCGGCTTTAAACACATAGGTTTTTACCAGGTTTCCTTTTTCGTCAAACTCCTTCCACTCTTTGTGTTTTTTGTCGGCAACGTATTCGCCCTGTTCTTTTACCTGGCCATTTTCGTAATAGGCTGTAAAGAGTCCGTGCTTACGATGTGATCGGCACTCTCCTTCGGATTGCAGTTTACCGGAGGGATAGTAAGTTTTAAACGGGCCATTCAGCAGATTGAATTTCCAGGTTTCTTCGCGGGCCGGTTTGCCATTGGAAAAGTATTCGTACCGCATGCCGTTCAGTTTTCCGGCTTCATAGGTCTCTTTCAGTTTTTCGGTTTTTCCGTCAGGGTAATAATACGTCCATTGCCCGTGTGGTTGCTGGTTGCGGTAGCGTTTCTCTGAAATGCGTTTGGCCGAATCGGTAAATTCTTCCGTTACCCAATCAATACCGTTAAGGGCAAATTGTTCTTTTCGGGCAAGCACGCCATTCGGGTGATACGTTAGCCCTGTTCCGGTTTTAAAACCTTCCTTGTATTTAAAGCGGTGTTTAACCGTGCCGCTGGCATAGTAACCTGTATTGTCGCCATGGAGCCGGCCGTTCATAAAGTTTCCTTCCAGCAGTAAATGCCCTTCCTCATCGTAGTTTTTATACTGACCATTTTTTGATCCATCCTTCATGGTGGAAACAGTTTCAAGTTGGCCGTTGGGATAGTAGGTTTTGTAAAAGCCGGTGAGGATGCCGTTTTTATAGTTTGCTTCAATGGCTACGATGCCATCTTCATAAAAACTGCGGGTAATGCCGTTGGGTTTACCGTGTGCATACTGGATTTCTTTTTTTAATACACCGTGCGGATAGTACTCGCGCACCACGCCATCGGGTTTGCCTTTTTTAAAAACGGTTTCGCTTTTAATTACCCCGTTGTCGTAAAACGACTGTACACTATCAACCAGAATATCGTTTTGATAGTAGGCCTTCTGAATTTTTTTACCCGATTCATCAAATACTTCTACAGGCCCGTGGCGCATGCCGTTAACATACACCAGTTTGCGGGCAGGCAGGCCGGTTTCGTGGTATTCGGTAAACACCCCCGACTTTTTCCCGTTTGAAAAGTTTCCTTCAACGGCCAGACGACCGTTGGGGTAGTAGCGCTGGTATTTGCCGATGATCTTTTCGTTATCGTCTTTGGCAACGGTATAAACTTCCTGCAGTTGGGTACGGCTGCCGTCATAATATGTGCGCACTTCGCGCTGGGCGGTGGCAGATGTACTAAGCAGAAGGAATGAGAAGATCAATCGGTTCATACCTATTGTAAAACTAAATCAGCCTTGCAAACAACGCAAGGCTGACTGGTTTGTTGTATGGGCTTTTGAGAGCTTTACATCTTCTCAATCACCATGGCTGATGCACCGCCACCACCGTTGCAAATTCCGGCAACGCCTATGGCCGAATTATTTTGCTTCAGCACATTAATTAAGGTAGTAACGATACGCGCACCCGATGCACCCAGCGGATGACCGAGGGCCACGGCTCCGCCATTTACATTGACCCGATCAGGATCCAGCCCGAGTTTAATGTTGTTGGCGATGGCTACGGCCGAAAAGGCTTCGTTGATTTCGTAGTAGCCCACATCTTTTTTATCAACACCTGCATGCTTTAACGCTTTTGGAATGGCCAGGGAAGGGGCAGTGGTAAACCACATCGGGTCCTGGGCGGCATCGCCAAAGCCAAGAATTTTGGCAATAGGTTTTAAGCCCAGT encodes:
- a CDS encoding RNA methyltransferase → MLSRARIKFIKSLQLKKYRKQEQCFVVEGAKGVQEVLLSDFKVELLLATLQFLDENRKLTAGFTGELLEVSVDDLQGLGEYKTNHLALAVVRMREMKAPILKQGRFYLVLDDIRDPGNLGTILRIADWYGITDIIASSETAEVYNSKVIAASMGSFTRVTVFYTNLVEYLRKVNMPVLGTFLTGENIHHISKLNGGFIVIGNEANGISKEVETLVTRRITIPRCGKAESLNAAVATAVVCDNLVRLSGY
- a CDS encoding queuosine precursor transporter — its product is MNTSINEKKNRLFIMLSGYFLTCALVAEMVGTKIFSLERTLGMEPANLNLFGYTLDFNLTAGVVIWPFVFVTTDIINEYFGKEGVRRISFLTAGFIAFAFFIIGAATLLPPATFWVDLYAEEGLDINLAFGTIFRQGLGIIIGSLTAFLIGQFLDVYVFHRLRRLTGSKMIWLRATGSTLFSQLIDSFVVLFIAFYIFGKWSVLQVLSVGIINYIFKFVAAIAMTPLVYLGHFFIDRYLGKEEAEKISEEAASKSEGFF
- a CDS encoding ribonuclease Z gives rise to the protein MSFKITILGSSGAVPAYGRYPSAQLVEIQNEHFLVDCGEGAQMQLARFNGNIHRIDHIFISHLHGDHYLGLMGLLFTMHLHHREKDLHIYSQHGLHEIMTVQLRYSRSVPNFNIRLHTLSPDSRETIFENKWLTVETIPLYHKLPCTGFLFREKEKPRRIDKDRLPEGLPHYRMNELKAGFDLKDEAGNVLYKNSDLTLPPHQSRSYAYCSDTAYTESIIEQISKVNVLYHEATFIEDDKSKAAETLHSTSLEAAQIALKANAGKLLIGHFSARYREPDHLLAEARAVFPETYLATEGEIFTIPE
- a CDS encoding STAS domain-containing protein, which encodes MKYTIDKQEKYSLLRLHEEKMDSSVAPGLKSELITLHAEGVRNIILDLAEVKYTDSSGLSALLVGNRIVQEDGGIFILAHLSDHTMKLIKISQLDSVLNILPTVEEAIDAVFMHEIERDLKKTDGN
- a CDS encoding phosphoribosylaminoimidazolesuccinocarboxamide synthase; its protein translation is MQAIKETHFSFPGQTGFYRGKVRDVYYFGNIMVMVATDRISAFDVILPKAIPDKGRILNQIAAKNLLATKKLVPNWVISTPDPNVTIGFKCETFPVEMVVRGYLAGHAWREYKAGKRTLCGVPLPEGLKENDKLPNPIITPTTKAHVGHDEDISREEIIKRKLVTESDYQQLEEYTLTLFGKGTELAAARGLILVDTKYEFGKHNGTIYLIDEVHTPDSSRYFYADGYEGRQQKGEPQKQLSKEFVRQWLIENGFQGKEGQTVPEMTPVIVQSISDRYRELYRQVTGEDLEPINYNNITDRIEQHILNSLNSVNLQAQV
- a CDS encoding toxin-antitoxin system YwqK family antitoxin, whose protein sequence is MNRLIFSFLLLSTSATAQREVRTYYDGSRTQLQEVYTVAKDDNEKIIGKYQRYYPNGRLAVEGNFSNGKKSGVFTEYHETGLPARKLVYVNGMRHGPVEVFDESGKKIQKAYYQNDILVDSVQSFYDNGVIKSETVFKKGKPDGVVREYYPHGVLKKEIQYAHGKPNGITRSFYEDGIVAIEANYKNGILTGFYKTYYPNGQLETVSTMKDGSKNGQYKNYDEEGHLLLEGNFMNGRLHGDNTGYYASGTVKHRFKYKEGFKTGTGLTYHPNGVLARKEQFALNGIDWVTEEFTDSAKRISEKRYRNQQPHGQWTYYYPDGKTEKLKETYEAGKLNGMRYEYFSNGKPAREETWKFNLLNGPFKTYYPSGKLQSEGECRSHRKHGLFTAYYENGQVKEQGEYVADKKHKEWKEFDEKGNLVKTYVFKAGILIEEN